One Marinibacterium anthonyi genomic region harbors:
- the paaG_1 gene encoding 1,2-epoxyphenylacetyl-CoA isomerase produces MDYTTITYAVTDAVAVITMNRPDKYNALNGQMRAELTHAVRAAPGDGARVVVLTGAGKAFCSGQDLGDRSSAANADLERTLREEYGPLVLAITECPLPTISAVNGPAAGAGANLALAADVVIATESAYFLEAFTRIGLIPDAGGTWFLPRQIGFAKAMGAALFAETIPARQAEAWGLIWEAVEDAGFEARWKARAAHLAKGPTQAYLAAKTAIRQSSGNDLDAQLSLEAQLQGACGKTRDFQEGVMAFLEKRPASFEGR; encoded by the coding sequence ATGGATTACACCACCATCACCTACGCGGTCACGGATGCGGTCGCGGTCATCACCATGAACCGGCCGGACAAGTACAACGCGCTGAACGGCCAGATGCGGGCCGAACTGACCCATGCCGTCCGCGCCGCCCCCGGCGATGGCGCGCGGGTGGTCGTGCTGACAGGCGCGGGCAAGGCCTTCTGTTCCGGGCAGGACCTGGGCGACCGATCCAGCGCGGCCAATGCTGACCTGGAACGCACCCTGCGCGAGGAATACGGGCCGCTGGTCCTGGCGATCACCGAATGCCCCCTGCCGACGATCTCGGCGGTCAACGGGCCCGCCGCGGGGGCCGGGGCGAACCTGGCGCTGGCCGCGGACGTGGTGATCGCCACCGAAAGCGCCTATTTCCTCGAGGCCTTCACCCGCATCGGCCTGATCCCCGATGCCGGCGGCACCTGGTTCCTGCCGCGCCAGATCGGGTTCGCCAAGGCGATGGGCGCGGCCCTGTTCGCCGAAACCATCCCGGCCCGGCAGGCCGAGGCCTGGGGGCTGATCTGGGAAGCGGTCGAGGATGCGGGGTTCGAAGCCCGGTGGAAGGCGCGCGCGGCACACCTGGCCAAGGGGCCGACACAGGCCTACCTGGCCGCCAAGACGGCAATCCGGCAAAGTTCCGGCAACGATCTGGATGCGCAGCTGTCGCTGGAGGCGCAACTGCAGGGCGCCTGCGGCAAGACGCGGGATTTCCAGGAAGGCGTCATGGCGTTCCTTGAAAAGCGTCCCGCCAGTTTCGAAGGCCGCTAG
- the gltX gene encoding Glutamate--tRNA ligase, giving the protein MTRETTAPVITRFAPSPTGFLHIGGARTALFNWLYARGRGGKFLLRIEDTDRERSTPEATAAILQGLSWLGLDHDGEVISQFDRAPRHAEVARQLLSDGKAYRCYSTQEEIAAFREAAKAEGRSTLFHSPWRDADPATWPDAPYVIRIKAPQDGTTVIRDQVQGDVTIRNDQLDDMVLLRGDGTPVYMLAVVVDDHDMGVTHVIRGDDHLNNAARQMMIYDAMGWDVPVWAHIPLIHGPDGKKLSKRHGALGAQEYQAMGYPAAGMRNYLARLGWSHGDDEFFTDTQAKDWFDLDGIGKSPARFDTKKLENLCGQHIAISEDAALRHEIEAYLAAAALPPLGAGKGDALEAAMYCLKDRAKTFPELLDKAHFVLTDRPIQPDAKAEKSLDSVSRGMLRDLTPHLQNASWSRDTLEAALNAFADAQGTKFGKLAAPLRAALAGRAATPSVFDMMVLLGREETIARLTDAAG; this is encoded by the coding sequence GTGACCCGCGAGACCACCGCCCCCGTCATCACCCGCTTCGCCCCCTCGCCGACCGGTTTCCTTCATATCGGCGGCGCCCGCACGGCGCTTTTCAACTGGCTTTACGCCCGCGGCCGCGGCGGGAAATTCCTGCTGCGAATCGAGGACACCGACCGCGAACGGTCGACCCCCGAAGCCACCGCCGCCATCCTGCAGGGCCTGTCCTGGCTGGGCCTGGACCACGACGGCGAGGTCATCAGCCAATTCGACCGCGCGCCCCGCCATGCCGAGGTGGCCCGTCAGCTGCTGTCGGACGGCAAGGCCTATCGCTGCTATTCCACCCAGGAAGAAATCGCCGCCTTCCGCGAGGCCGCCAAGGCCGAGGGCCGGTCGACGCTGTTCCATTCGCCCTGGCGCGATGCCGATCCCGCGACCTGGCCCGACGCGCCCTACGTGATCCGCATCAAGGCCCCACAGGACGGCACGACGGTGATCCGCGACCAGGTCCAGGGCGACGTGACGATCCGCAACGATCAGCTGGACGACATGGTCCTGCTGCGCGGCGACGGCACACCGGTCTACATGCTGGCGGTGGTGGTGGACGACCACGACATGGGCGTGACCCACGTGATCCGGGGCGACGACCACCTGAACAACGCCGCGCGCCAGATGATGATCTATGACGCCATGGGCTGGGACGTCCCGGTCTGGGCGCATATCCCGCTGATCCACGGGCCCGACGGCAAGAAACTGTCCAAGCGCCACGGCGCGCTGGGGGCGCAGGAATACCAGGCCATGGGCTATCCGGCCGCCGGCATGCGCAACTACCTGGCCCGCCTGGGATGGAGCCACGGGGACGACGAATTCTTCACCGACACGCAGGCGAAGGACTGGTTCGACCTGGATGGAATCGGCAAGAGCCCGGCGCGGTTCGACACGAAGAAGCTGGAAAACCTCTGCGGTCAACATATCGCGATCAGCGAGGATGCCGCGTTGCGGCACGAAATCGAGGCATATCTGGCCGCCGCCGCCCTGCCACCGCTGGGCGCGGGCAAGGGGGACGCGCTGGAAGCCGCGATGTACTGCCTGAAGGACCGCGCGAAGACGTTTCCCGAACTTCTTGATAAGGCACACTTCGTGTTAACGGATCGGCCAATACAACCCGATGCGAAAGCCGAGAAAAGTCTCGATTCGGTATCCCGTGGTATGCTGCGCGATTTGACGCCGCATCTGCAAAATGCTAGCTGGTCCCGTGACACGCTGGAGGCCGCGCTGAACGCCTTCGCCGACGCGCAGGGGACCAAGTTCGGCAAGCTCGCCGCACCGCTCCGGGCCGCCTTGGCCGGACGCGCCGCGACGCCTTCGGTGTTTGATATGATGGTGCTTCTGGGCCGTGAGGAAACGATCGCCCGGCTCACCGATGCGGCGGGTTGA
- the ccmH_1 gene encoding Cytochrome c-type biogenesis protein CcmH precursor, which translates to MKALRWILLAVTLALPMVTALPAAAVQPDEVLADPVLEERAREISKGLRCLVCRNESIDESNADLARDLRILVRERLVAGDSDDEVVEFVVDRYGEYVLLQPLTTGANWLLWAAGPAMFLLAAGTALMFLRGRARADAPTEAGLSAEEEARLRAILKDEDAPSTEESTGRA; encoded by the coding sequence ATGAAGGCCCTGCGCTGGATCCTGCTTGCCGTGACCCTGGCCCTGCCGATGGTCACGGCCCTGCCGGCAGCCGCCGTGCAACCCGACGAGGTGCTGGCCGATCCGGTGCTGGAAGAACGGGCGCGCGAGATTTCGAAAGGCCTGCGCTGCCTGGTCTGCCGGAACGAAAGCATCGACGAATCGAACGCCGACCTGGCGCGTGACCTGCGGATCCTGGTGCGCGAACGGCTGGTGGCGGGCGACAGCGACGACGAAGTCGTGGAATTCGTCGTCGACCGCTACGGGGAATACGTGCTGCTTCAGCCCCTGACCACGGGGGCGAACTGGCTGCTCTGGGCGGCCGGGCCCGCGATGTTCCTTCTGGCGGCGGGCACGGCGCTGATGTTCCTGCGGGGCCGGGCAAGGGCCGACGCGCCGACCGAGGCGGGGCTGAGCGCGGAGGAAGAAGCGCGGCTGCGGGCGATCCTGAAGGACGAGGACGCGCCGAGCACCGAAGAAAGCACGGGGCGCGCCTGA
- the moaC gene encoding Molybdenum cofactor biosynthesis protein C, with the protein MLTHFDGKGDAHMVDVSDKAVTARVAVAAGWIRMQPETLALISEGTAKKGDVLGVARLAGIMGAKKTADLIPLCHPLPVTKVSVDLTVDADLPGVQIEATVKTTGQTGVEMEALTAVSTAALTVYDMVKAADKSMEIGGIHVRLKDGGKSGRYEAP; encoded by the coding sequence ATGCTGACGCATTTCGACGGCAAGGGCGATGCCCACATGGTCGACGTTTCCGACAAGGCCGTGACCGCGCGGGTCGCCGTGGCCGCAGGCTGGATCCGGATGCAGCCCGAAACGCTGGCGTTGATTTCCGAGGGCACCGCCAAGAAGGGCGACGTGCTGGGCGTGGCGCGGCTGGCCGGGATCATGGGGGCCAAGAAGACCGCCGACCTGATCCCGCTGTGCCATCCGCTGCCCGTGACCAAGGTGTCGGTGGACCTGACGGTGGACGCCGACCTGCCCGGCGTGCAGATCGAGGCGACCGTCAAGACCACCGGCCAGACCGGGGTGGAGATGGAGGCGTTGACCGCCGTATCGACCGCCGCGCTGACGGTCTACGACATGGTCAAGGCCGCCGACAAATCCATGGAAATCGGCGGCATCCACGTCCGCCTGAAGGACGGCGGCAAGTCCGGACGGTACGAAGCCCCATGA
- the ccmF_1 gene encoding Cytochrome c-type biogenesis protein CcmF, with the protein MITELGHFALVLAFLVAIVQAVVPMIGAAKRWPGWMAVAEPAASAQFLLTAFSFLALMWAFVTSDFSLRLVVLNSHSAKPLLYKISGTWGNHEGSMMLWVLILTLFGATAAWFGGNLPPTLRARVLAVQSSIAVAFFAFILFTSNPFLRMAVPPFDGQDLNPLLQDPGLAFHPPFLYLGYVGLSMAFSFAVAALIEGRVDAAWARWVRPWTLAAWIFLTIGIALGSWWAYYELGWGGFWFWDPVENASFMPWLLAGALLHSAIVVEKREALKSWTILLAILAFGFSLIGTFIVRSGIITSVHAFANDPERGVFILMILAFFTGGALTLFAIRAQSMEAKGVFGMVSRESALVVNNILLAVAAFVIFVGTIWPVVAEMVFDRKLSVGPPFFNMAFTPFIVTLAAVLPVGAMLPWKRGSLRRTMLPLWPVLGVSVALCGLAFALHTGKSAAGPLGVLLGVWVIGGTMVDLWRRTGRGAGRLARLTRLSRADWGKAVAHAGLGVTIFAICALIAWQKEDIRVAYPGQPFTVGDYDMVLDKVTSQRGPNYFATVGHVVVFRKGKELTRLSPEKRNYPVARMPTTEAAIDFRVLRDLYVVIGDRQDDGGWTMRTYIKPFASWIWAGCLIMALGGALSLSDRRFRVAAGARKTTAVGVPAE; encoded by the coding sequence ATGATTACAGAGCTCGGCCACTTTGCCCTCGTCCTCGCCTTCCTGGTCGCCATCGTCCAGGCGGTTGTTCCCATGATCGGCGCGGCGAAACGCTGGCCCGGATGGATGGCGGTCGCGGAACCGGCCGCTTCGGCCCAGTTCCTGCTGACGGCGTTCAGCTTCCTCGCCCTGATGTGGGCCTTCGTGACATCGGATTTCTCGCTGCGGCTGGTGGTGCTGAATTCGCATTCCGCCAAGCCGCTGCTGTACAAGATCAGCGGGACCTGGGGGAACCACGAAGGGTCGATGATGCTGTGGGTGCTGATCCTGACGCTGTTCGGCGCCACGGCGGCCTGGTTCGGGGGCAACCTGCCGCCCACGCTGCGCGCCCGCGTTCTGGCCGTGCAATCGTCCATCGCGGTGGCGTTCTTTGCCTTCATCCTCTTTACCTCGAACCCGTTCTTGCGGATGGCCGTGCCGCCGTTTGACGGGCAGGACCTGAACCCGCTGCTGCAGGATCCGGGGCTCGCGTTCCATCCGCCGTTCCTCTACCTCGGCTACGTGGGCCTCAGCATGGCGTTTTCCTTCGCCGTCGCTGCCCTGATCGAAGGCCGGGTGGATGCCGCCTGGGCCCGCTGGGTGCGGCCCTGGACGCTGGCGGCCTGGATCTTCCTGACCATCGGCATCGCGTTGGGGTCCTGGTGGGCCTATTACGAGCTGGGCTGGGGTGGCTTCTGGTTCTGGGATCCGGTGGAAAACGCGTCCTTCATGCCCTGGCTGCTGGCCGGCGCGCTGCTGCATTCCGCCATCGTGGTGGAAAAGCGCGAGGCGTTGAAAAGCTGGACCATCCTGCTGGCGATCCTGGCCTTCGGATTTTCGCTGATCGGGACGTTCATCGTGCGGTCGGGCATCATCACATCGGTCCATGCCTTTGCCAACGATCCCGAACGCGGCGTCTTCATCCTGATGATCCTGGCCTTCTTCACCGGCGGCGCGCTGACATTGTTCGCGATCCGCGCCCAGTCGATGGAGGCCAAGGGAGTCTTTGGCATGGTCAGCCGAGAAAGCGCGCTGGTGGTGAACAACATCCTGCTGGCGGTCGCGGCCTTCGTGATCTTCGTGGGCACGATCTGGCCGGTGGTGGCGGAAATGGTGTTCGACCGGAAACTGTCCGTCGGGCCGCCGTTCTTCAACATGGCCTTCACGCCCTTCATCGTCACCCTGGCAGCCGTCCTGCCGGTGGGCGCCATGCTGCCGTGGAAGCGGGGCAGCTTGCGCCGCACGATGCTGCCGCTCTGGCCGGTGCTGGGGGTGTCGGTGGCTCTGTGCGGGCTGGCCTTCGCGCTGCACACGGGCAAAAGCGCGGCAGGTCCCCTGGGTGTCCTGCTGGGCGTCTGGGTGATCGGCGGGACCATGGTCGATCTGTGGCGGCGGACCGGGCGCGGGGCCGGGCGGCTGGCCCGGCTGACGCGGCTGTCGCGCGCCGACTGGGGCAAGGCGGTGGCGCATGCGGGGCTGGGTGTCACGATCTTCGCCATCTGCGCGCTGATCGCCTGGCAGAAGGAAGACATCCGTGTCGCCTATCCCGGGCAGCCGTTCACCGTGGGCGATTACGACATGGTGCTGGACAAGGTGACGTCGCAACGGGGGCCGAACTATTTTGCCACCGTGGGCCACGTCGTGGTCTTCCGGAAGGGCAAGGAACTGACGCGCCTGTCGCCGGAAAAGCGCAATTATCCGGTGGCGCGCATGCCCACGACCGAAGCCGCGATCGACTTCCGCGTGCTGCGCGACCTCTACGTGGTGATCGGCGACCGCCAGGATGACGGCGGCTGGACCATGCGGACCTATATCAAGCCGTTCGCGTCCTGGATCTGGGCGGGCTGCCTGATCATGGCCCTTGGCGGCGCGTTGAGCCTGTCCGACCGCCGCTTCCGCGTGGCGGCCGGCGCGCGCAAGACCACCGCCGTCGGCGTACCGGCGGAATGA
- the gltA_2 gene encoding Citrate synthase, translated as MTEPSNTATLTVDGKTVELPVHSPSAGPDVVDIRKLYSGADVFTYDPGFTSTASCRSTITFIDGDKGELLHRGYPIDQLASKSHYLEVCYLLLYGELPTAAQLEDFESRVTNHTMLHEQMQYFFRGFRRDAHPMAIMVGVVGAMSAFYHDSTDINDPWQREVASIRLIAKMPTIAAWAFKYHVGQPFVYPLNELDYASNFLRMCFAVPAEEYVVNPILSRAMDRIFTLHADHEQNASTSTVRLASSSGANPFACIAAGIACLWGPAHGGANQACLEMLKEIGTVDRIPEFIARAKDKNDPFRLMGFGHRVYKNFDPRATVMKQSADEVLDLLGVENNPVLQVAKELEKQALEDPYFADKKLFPNVDFYSGIILEAMGFPTSMFTPIFALSRTVGWISQWKEQLSDPEHKIGRPRQLYVGATLRDYVDIENR; from the coding sequence ATGACCGAACCCAGCAATACAGCGACGTTGACTGTCGACGGAAAGACCGTCGAGCTTCCAGTTCACTCGCCCTCGGCCGGGCCCGACGTGGTTGATATCCGCAAGCTCTACAGCGGTGCCGACGTCTTTACCTACGACCCCGGCTTCACCTCGACCGCGTCCTGCCGGAGCACGATCACCTTCATCGACGGTGACAAGGGCGAGCTGCTGCACCGCGGCTACCCGATCGACCAGCTGGCATCCAAGTCGCATTACCTGGAAGTCTGCTACCTGCTGCTGTACGGCGAACTGCCGACCGCGGCCCAGCTGGAAGATTTCGAAAGCCGTGTGACCAACCACACGATGCTGCACGAACAGATGCAGTATTTCTTCCGTGGCTTCCGCCGCGACGCCCACCCGATGGCCATCATGGTCGGCGTGGTCGGCGCGATGTCGGCCTTCTACCACGACTCGACCGACATCAACGATCCCTGGCAGCGCGAAGTCGCCTCTATCCGCCTGATCGCCAAGATGCCGACGATCGCGGCCTGGGCCTTCAAGTACCACGTGGGCCAGCCCTTCGTGTATCCGCTGAACGAGCTGGATTACGCGTCGAACTTCCTGCGCATGTGCTTTGCCGTGCCGGCCGAGGAATACGTGGTCAACCCGATCCTGAGCCGCGCGATGGACCGGATCTTCACGCTGCACGCGGACCACGAACAGAACGCCTCTACCTCGACGGTGCGCCTGGCGTCGTCGTCGGGCGCGAACCCGTTCGCCTGCATCGCCGCCGGCATCGCCTGCCTCTGGGGCCCCGCCCACGGCGGCGCCAACCAGGCCTGCCTGGAGATGCTGAAGGAAATCGGCACGGTCGACCGGATCCCGGAATTCATCGCCCGCGCGAAGGACAAGAACGATCCCTTCCGCCTGATGGGCTTCGGCCACCGGGTCTACAAGAACTTCGACCCCCGCGCGACGGTCATGAAGCAATCGGCGGACGAGGTCCTGGATCTGCTGGGTGTGGAAAACAACCCGGTGCTGCAGGTCGCCAAGGAACTGGAAAAGCAGGCCCTGGAAGATCCGTATTTCGCGGACAAGAAACTGTTCCCGAACGTCGACTTCTACTCGGGGATCATCCTCGAGGCGATGGGCTTCCCGACCTCGATGTTCACGCCGATCTTCGCCCTGTCGCGGACCGTCGGCTGGATCTCGCAGTGGAAGGAACAGCTGTCGGATCCCGAACACAAGATCGGCCGCCCGCGCCAGCTGTATGTCGGCGCCACGCTGCGCGACTACGTGGATATCGAAAACCGCTGA
- the lexA gene encoding LexA repressor, whose protein sequence is MLTKKQLDLLNFINKRVQRDGVPPSFDEMKEALDLRSKSGIHRLITALEERGFIRRLPHRARALEIVKLPESLGGAPSTGFHPRVIDGDHGESHTAANVEPSAYAAVELPVMGRIAAGVPIEAISHASHSVAVPGTMLSQGEHYALEVKGDSMIGVGINDGDIVVIRETTTADNGDIVVALVDDHEATLKRYIRKGNAIALEAANPAYETRVFPEDKVKVQGRLVGLIRSY, encoded by the coding sequence ATGCTCACCAAGAAGCAGTTGGATTTGTTGAATTTCATCAACAAACGCGTGCAGCGGGACGGCGTGCCCCCCAGTTTCGACGAAATGAAAGAAGCGCTGGACCTGCGGTCGAAATCCGGCATCCACCGGTTGATCACGGCCCTGGAAGAACGCGGGTTCATCCGCCGCCTGCCCCATCGCGCGCGGGCGCTGGAAATCGTCAAGCTGCCCGAAAGCCTGGGCGGCGCACCCTCTACCGGCTTTCATCCCCGGGTGATCGACGGCGATCATGGCGAAAGCCACACCGCCGCCAACGTCGAACCCTCGGCCTATGCCGCCGTGGAACTGCCGGTGATGGGCCGCATCGCCGCCGGTGTCCCGATCGAGGCGATCAGCCACGCGTCGCATTCCGTTGCCGTGCCGGGCACGATGCTGTCGCAGGGCGAACATTACGCGCTGGAAGTCAAAGGCGATTCCATGATCGGCGTGGGCATCAACGACGGCGATATCGTCGTCATCCGCGAAACCACGACCGCCGACAACGGCGACATCGTGGTGGCGCTGGTCGACGACCACGAAGCGACGCTGAAGCGGTATATCCGCAAGGGCAACGCCATCGCGCTCGAGGCCGCCAACCCCGCCTACGAAACCCGCGTCTTCCCCGAAGACAAGGTCAAGGTGCAGGGCCGTCTGGTCGGGCTCATCCGGTCCTACTGA
- the moeA_2 gene encoding Molybdopterin molybdenumtransferase — MSMISVAEAMDRLFALVEPVGTEPVGLAQASGRVLAEAVEATRDQPPFAASSMDGYAIKGIEAMRDAQFRVIGEAQAGRRFDGRVGAGQAVRIFTGAPVPEGADHVVIQEDVRRDGQLISLLEDPDGKDNIRPAGTDFRAGARIEAPLRLRPADIALMAAMNHGTLTVRRRPVVALISSGDELVLPGEDPGPDQIIASNTFGLKAMLDAAGAESRILPIARDTLASLTTAFALAEGADLIVTIGGASVGEYDLVGNAAADLGMDQSFYKVAMRPGKPLMAGRLGDAAMVGLPGNPVSAMVCGEVFLRPMIARMLGFDAAAPARSEAVLSEPLPANGPREHYMRAVVENGAIHAFGTQDSSLLSILTRANALLIRQPHDGARSAGEAVPYLPI; from the coding sequence ATGAGCATGATTTCCGTCGCCGAGGCCATGGATCGCCTGTTTGCCCTGGTCGAACCGGTGGGCACGGAACCCGTCGGCCTGGCCCAGGCCAGTGGCCGGGTGCTGGCCGAAGCGGTCGAAGCAACGCGCGACCAGCCGCCCTTTGCCGCCTCGTCCATGGACGGGTATGCGATCAAGGGGATCGAGGCGATGCGCGATGCCCAGTTCCGGGTGATCGGCGAAGCCCAGGCCGGGCGGCGGTTCGACGGCCGCGTCGGCGCCGGCCAGGCCGTGCGCATCTTTACCGGCGCCCCGGTGCCCGAAGGCGCCGACCACGTCGTCATCCAGGAAGACGTGCGGCGCGACGGCCAGCTGATCTCGCTGCTCGAAGACCCCGACGGCAAGGACAACATCCGCCCCGCCGGCACCGATTTCCGCGCCGGCGCCCGGATCGAAGCGCCGCTGCGCCTCAGGCCCGCCGACATCGCGCTGATGGCGGCGATGAACCACGGCACGCTGACCGTGCGGCGCCGTCCTGTCGTGGCGCTGATCTCGTCCGGGGACGAACTGGTGCTGCCCGGCGAAGATCCCGGCCCCGACCAGATCATCGCGTCCAACACCTTTGGCCTGAAGGCCATGCTGGACGCCGCCGGCGCCGAGTCCCGGATCCTGCCGATCGCGCGGGACACGCTGGCGTCCCTGACCACCGCCTTCGCGCTGGCCGAGGGCGCCGACCTGATCGTCACCATTGGCGGCGCGTCGGTCGGCGAATACGACCTTGTCGGCAATGCGGCGGCCGACCTTGGCATGGACCAGAGCTTCTACAAGGTCGCGATGCGCCCCGGCAAACCGCTGATGGCGGGACGGCTGGGCGATGCGGCCATGGTCGGGCTGCCCGGCAACCCGGTCTCCGCCATGGTCTGCGGCGAGGTCTTCCTGCGGCCGATGATCGCCAGGATGCTGGGCTTTGACGCGGCGGCGCCCGCCAGGTCCGAGGCCGTGCTGAGCGAACCGCTGCCCGCCAATGGCCCGCGCGAGCATTACATGCGCGCTGTGGTGGAAAACGGCGCGATCCATGCCTTCGGCACCCAGGACAGTTCGCTTCTGTCGATCCTGACCCGCGCTAACGCGCTGTTAATCCGCCAGCCCCATGATGGGGCCCGCAGCGCCGGAGAGGCCGTGCCCTACCTGCCGATCTAG
- a CDS encoding ComEC family competence protein: MREPAWVETALWGQRGYLFPWAPVCVAAGIGVYFALRSEPGLVVYMAMAGFVLFFSILAYLRPGAFSPLAVALALMAGGVCLAGVRAHMVAAPTLGFRYYGPIEGRIVALDRSASDAPRMTLDRVVLRDVRDVPARVRLSLHGPQTDLVPGQRVMTTGHLSPPQGPAEPGGFDFRRHAWFQSLGAVGYTRVAVLTAAPAESGEWAMRIFALRMAISARIRAHLPGDTGGFAAAVTTGDRSGIGQAPLAALRASNLAHLLAISGLHMGLLAGVVFSGLRIGLAWIPWIALRWPIRKVAAVGALLAAAGYLALSGGNVATERAFIMVAMALIAVLFDRRAVSLRAVALAALIVLALRPEALLSPGFQMSFAATTALVAVFTALRGLDSARLPKWVRPVSGLVLSSAVAGLATAPVAAAHFNALAPYGLVANLVSVPVMGTIVVPAAVIAACLAPFGLEGLPLQVMGLGLDWILAVATEVASWEGARRPVMAPGHAVLPMLAMGTLWIMLWQGRLRWAGAVPVVLAFGLWSQADRPVALVADTGGLVGVMTDQGRALSKPRGAGFVAGIWLENDGDLADQARAAARWPEDEGLIRTMSLQGHALIHVPGKRAARVFTGCAPGDIVISTETLTAPCEVFDLRRLDDTGSLSIHPGPQGLQVVTAREVSGQRIWTPGPAPARRYVKRDQ, from the coding sequence ATGCGCGAACCGGCCTGGGTTGAAACAGCCCTTTGGGGACAGCGGGGTTACTTGTTTCCCTGGGCGCCGGTTTGTGTCGCAGCCGGAATAGGGGTCTATTTCGCGCTGCGGAGCGAGCCTGGCCTGGTCGTCTATATGGCCATGGCCGGGTTCGTCCTTTTCTTCTCCATACTGGCATACCTGCGGCCCGGGGCGTTTTCGCCGCTGGCGGTGGCATTGGCGCTGATGGCCGGCGGGGTGTGCCTGGCCGGGGTGCGCGCGCATATGGTCGCCGCGCCGACCCTGGGCTTTCGGTACTATGGCCCGATCGAAGGGCGGATCGTGGCGCTGGACCGGTCGGCCTCGGACGCGCCGCGGATGACGCTGGACCGGGTGGTGCTGCGCGATGTGCGCGATGTGCCGGCGCGGGTGCGGTTGTCGCTGCACGGGCCGCAGACCGACCTGGTGCCGGGGCAGCGGGTGATGACCACCGGCCACCTGTCGCCGCCGCAGGGTCCGGCCGAACCCGGCGGGTTCGATTTCCGCCGCCACGCCTGGTTCCAGTCGCTGGGCGCGGTGGGCTATACGCGGGTCGCGGTGCTGACGGCCGCGCCGGCGGAGTCCGGCGAATGGGCGATGCGGATCTTTGCCCTGCGCATGGCGATCTCGGCCCGGATCCGGGCGCATCTGCCGGGCGATACCGGCGGCTTTGCCGCTGCGGTGACGACGGGGGACCGCTCGGGCATCGGGCAGGCGCCTCTGGCTGCGCTCAGGGCGTCGAACCTTGCGCATCTGCTGGCGATATCGGGTCTGCACATGGGGCTGTTGGCCGGGGTGGTGTTTTCCGGCCTGCGGATTGGGCTGGCGTGGATCCCGTGGATCGCGCTGCGCTGGCCGATCCGCAAGGTGGCGGCCGTCGGCGCGTTGCTGGCGGCGGCGGGTTACCTGGCGCTGTCGGGGGGCAATGTTGCCACGGAACGGGCCTTCATCATGGTGGCCATGGCGCTGATCGCGGTGCTGTTCGACCGCCGCGCCGTGTCGCTGCGGGCGGTGGCGCTGGCCGCGCTGATCGTCCTTGCGCTGCGCCCCGAGGCATTGCTGTCGCCCGGGTTCCAGATGTCCTTTGCCGCGACAACCGCACTGGTCGCGGTCTTCACCGCGCTGCGTGGGCTGGATTCGGCGCGCCTGCCAAAATGGGTGCGCCCGGTGTCCGGCCTGGTGCTGTCCTCGGCTGTTGCCGGGCTGGCCACGGCGCCGGTGGCGGCGGCGCATTTCAATGCGCTGGCGCCCTACGGGCTGGTGGCGAACCTGGTGTCGGTGCCGGTCATGGGCACGATCGTCGTGCCGGCCGCGGTGATCGCCGCCTGCCTTGCGCCCTTCGGGCTGGAAGGGCTGCCCTTGCAGGTCATGGGGCTGGGGCTTGACTGGATCCTGGCAGTGGCGACCGAGGTCGCCAGTTGGGAAGGGGCGCGCCGCCCGGTGATGGCGCCGGGGCATGCCGTCTTGCCGATGCTGGCGATGGGTACGCTGTGGATCATGCTGTGGCAGGGGCGCCTGCGGTGGGCGGGCGCGGTGCCGGTGGTGCTGGCCTTCGGTCTCTGGTCACAGGCGGACCGGCCGGTGGCTCTGGTCGCGGATACGGGGGGGCTGGTGGGGGTGATGACGGACCAGGGCCGGGCGCTGAGCAAGCCGCGGGGCGCGGGCTTTGTCGCCGGGATCTGGCTGGAGAATGACGGCGACCTTGCCGACCAGGCCCGCGCCGCCGCCCGCTGGCCTGAGGACGAGGGGCTGATCCGCACCATGTCCCTTCAGGGCCATGCGCTGATCCATGTTCCGGGCAAACGCGCGGCACGGGTTTTCACGGGATGCGCGCCGGGGGATATCGTGATTTCGACCGAGACGCTGACAGCGCCCTGCGAGGTCTTTGACCTGCGCCGACTGGACGACACCGGCAGCCTGTCGATCCATCCGGGGCCGCAGGGATTGCAGGTGGTCACCGCGCGGGAGGTTTCGGGCCAGCGGATTTGGACCCCGGGGCCGGCGCCCGCGCGGCGCTATGTGAAACGGGATCAGTAG